A region from the Sorex araneus isolate mSorAra2 chromosome 6, mSorAra2.pri, whole genome shotgun sequence genome encodes:
- the LOC101544225 gene encoding olfactory receptor 4P4-like produces the protein MEHANVTEFILLGLFSDQDVEVACFVLFSLCYFAILSGNLLILLTIRGSRLSEQPMYFFLSYLSFMDVCFTSTVAPKLITDLLAQKKTISYNSCMAQMFYAHFFGASEIFILVAMAYDRYAAICKPLHYMYLMSRHMCYVLLMVSIIGAFVHSIMQVLIIIELPFCGPNQIDHYFCDIYPLLKLACTDTSVLVIVFITTTGVSSILTFIALVISYIIILSSLRSHSSQSCRKALSTCGSHITVVFMFFLPLIFTYVPTADSVSNDKVFALFYTMIAPMFNPLIYTLRNTDMKNAMRRVWCRDKQLEGK, from the coding sequence ATGGAACATGCAAATGTCACTGAATTTATCCTCCTGGGACTTTTTAGTGACCAGGATGTGGAGGTCGCCTGCTTTGTGCTGTTCTCGCTTTGCTACTTTGCAATTCTCTCTGGAAACCTGCTCATCCTCCTCACCATCAGAGGAAGTCGCCTCAGTGAACAgcccatgtactttttcctcagTTACTTGTCCTTCATGGACGTCTGCTTCACCTCCACGGTAGCTCCCAAACTGATCACAGACCTACTGGCCCAGAAGAAGACCATCTCCTACAACAGCTGCATGGCCCAGATGTTTTATGCCCATTTCTTCGGTGCCTCTGAAATCTTTATATTGGTGGCCATGGCCTATGACCGTTATGCGGCCATCTGCAAGCCACTCCATTACATGTACCTCATGAGCAGACACATGTGCTATGTCCTTTTAATGGTTTCCATCATTGGAGCATTTGTCCACTCAATTATGCAAGTCCTGATTATTATTGAACTTCCCTTCTGCGGTCCCAATCAGATAGACCACTATTTCTGCGACATATATCCCTTGTTGAAGCTGGCCTGCACGGATACCAGTGTGCTGGTGATTGTGTTCATCACCACCACAGGAGTGTCGTCCATCCTGACCTTTATCGCCTTAGTCATTTCTTACATCATCATCCTGTCCAGCTTGAGGTCACACTCCTCCCAGAGCTGCCGCAAAGCCCTCTCCACCTGCGGATCGCACATCACTGTGGTCTTCATGTTTTTTTTGCCCCTCATCTTCACCTATGTCCCCACAGCGGATTCTGTCAGCAATGACAAGGTCTTTGCGCTCTTTTACACCATGATCGCTCCCATGTTCAACCCCCTCATCTACACACTGAGAAACACAGACATGAAAAATGCCATGAGGAGAGTGTGGTGCCGAGACAAACAGCTGGAAGGGAAATGA